A stretch of Minwuia thermotolerans DNA encodes these proteins:
- a CDS encoding DUF3489 domain-containing protein, translating into MTRLNDRHIAILANAANRTDGCVLPLPKDMRLKGGALTAVLRSLGRRGFVQCSANDVWTITEAGRAAVVQEDEAEINESEDENPAPQVATADPNAGDNHDTPKPLFRPGTRQAQLLDLLQRDEGADIEEMVQFTGWQPHSVRAVLTGFR; encoded by the coding sequence ATGACCAGGCTCAATGACAGGCATATCGCCATCCTCGCCAACGCCGCCAACCGTACCGACGGCTGCGTGCTGCCGCTGCCGAAAGACATGCGACTGAAGGGCGGTGCGCTTACCGCCGTGCTGCGGTCCCTCGGCCGCCGCGGCTTTGTTCAGTGCTCAGCGAACGATGTGTGGACCATTACCGAGGCCGGCCGTGCAGCGGTCGTGCAAGAGGACGAGGCCGAGATCAATGAGAGCGAAGACGAGAACCCGGCGCCGCAGGTGGCGACCGCGGACCCGAATGCAGGAGACAATCATGACACCCCGAAGCCGCTCTTCCGTCCCGGCACGCGGCAGGCGCAGCTCCTCGACCTGCTGCAGCGGGATGAGGGCGCCGACATCGAAGAGATGGTGCAGTTCACCGGCTGGCAGCCGCACAGCGTCCGGGCGGTGCTGACCGGCTTCCGC